The following are from one region of the Methanospirillum hungatei genome:
- the eif1A gene encoding translation initiation factor eIF-1A: MVTPEDEIIRVRLPKKSEHEQFAIAELMMGANHIRVRCSDGVTRLGRIKGKMKKRAWIREGDIIIIVPWSFQDDKCDITYRYTPPQRDWLRRNNYL, encoded by the coding sequence GTGGTAACTCCAGAAGATGAAATTATCAGGGTCCGTCTGCCAAAAAAATCTGAGCATGAACAGTTCGCGATAGCGGAACTCATGATGGGTGCGAATCATATCAGGGTCAGGTGCTCAGATGGAGTGACCAGACTTGGTCGAATTAAAGGCAAAATGAAGAAACGTGCCTGGATTCGTGAAGGTGATATCATTATTATTGTTCCCTGGAGCTTCCAGGATGACAAGTGTGATATCACATATCGATATACACCACCCCAGCGTGACTGGTTACGTCGAAATAATTATCTCTGA
- a CDS encoding FkbM family methyltransferase: MTIYYKFVRMSKFFIDSLFSVIKKENSIKKWERKIKRINLENNDILSKLLNDDDVFVDVGANTGSVTEELLKRKKLSLCILFEPIPVYYNYCKEKFSKSENVIVENYALTDKKGEFSIFMSEQNFGWNTMIGSRASHDMKELSINGISFDEYIEKNPLKKINLIKIDVEGAEYKVLNGMKKTIAKYKPIIFCEIGFGKSLHPNWNEEVEIFEWIFNNGYKRIDYNVEKTQDVILYPLAN, encoded by the coding sequence ATGACTATTTACTACAAATTTGTCAGAATGTCCAAATTTTTTATTGATTCACTGTTTTCAGTAATAAAAAAAGAAAATTCGATTAAAAAATGGGAGCGTAAAATTAAACGTATCAATCTTGAAAACAATGATATTTTATCAAAATTGTTGAATGATGATGATGTTTTTGTGGATGTTGGAGCAAATACTGGATCAGTAACTGAGGAACTCTTAAAGAGAAAAAAACTATCATTATGCATCCTTTTTGAGCCGATACCTGTATATTATAATTATTGTAAGGAGAAGTTTTCAAAGAGTGAAAATGTTATCGTAGAAAACTACGCATTAACTGATAAAAAGGGTGAGTTTAGTATTTTCATGAGTGAACAAAATTTTGGATGGAATACGATGATTGGTAGTAGGGCGAGTCATGATATGAAAGAACTATCTATCAATGGTATTAGTTTTGATGAATATATTGAAAAAAATCCACTTAAAAAAATTAATCTTATTAAAATTGATGTTGAGGGTGCAGAATATAAAGTATTAAATGGCATGAAAAAAACAATTGCCAAATATAAACCAATAATTTTCTGTGAAATTGGATTTGGAAAATCACTTCATCCAAATTGGAATGAAGAAGTAGAAATTTTCGAATGGATCTTCAATAATGGCTATAAAAGAATTGATTATAATGTAGAGAAAACACAAGATGTGATTCTTTACCCATTGGCCAATTGA
- a CDS encoding superoxide dismutase yields MDDSKKYSLPALSYAYGALSPHISEKQLTLHHQKHHQAYVTGANTIFEKLEKARSEGSDLDQKALLKELSFHIGGHRLHTLFWENLAPAGNGGGGAPSGILAEWINKDFGSFDRFKKEFTQAASSVEGSGWATLSVCLGTQRLLLMQVEKHNVNVFPGFRILMVLDVWEHAYYLDYMNDRGKFIENFWNIVNWEIVNQRLQAALKN; encoded by the coding sequence ATGGATGACTCAAAGAAGTACTCACTCCCTGCACTGTCATATGCATACGGAGCACTATCTCCACATATTTCTGAAAAACAACTGACTTTGCATCACCAGAAACACCACCAGGCCTACGTAACCGGAGCAAACACCATTTTTGAAAAACTGGAAAAGGCACGAAGTGAAGGTTCTGACCTTGATCAGAAGGCACTCCTCAAGGAGTTATCATTTCATATCGGCGGACACCGTCTTCACACGCTTTTCTGGGAAAACCTTGCCCCGGCAGGAAATGGTGGTGGAGGAGCACCATCTGGGATCCTTGCAGAATGGATAAACAAGGACTTTGGTTCATTTGACCGGTTTAAAAAAGAATTTACCCAGGCAGCATCTTCAGTAGAGGGATCAGGGTGGGCTACTCTTTCGGTATGCCTTGGGACACAACGACTTCTGCTCATGCAGGTTGAAAAACATAATGTAAACGTATTTCCCGGATTTCGAATCCTGATGGTGCTGGATGTCTGGGAGCATGCGTATTATCTTGATTACATGAATGACCGGGGGAAATTTATCGAAAATTTCTGGAACATAGTGAACTGGGAGATCGTAAATCAGCGACTTCAGGCGGCTTTGAAGAACTGA
- the cofH gene encoding 5-amino-6-(D-ribitylamino)uracil--L-tyrosine 4-hydroxyphenyl transferase CofH produces the protein MHTTPATLQTLLDDVQNGHRLTIPEAIELFKTRDKTAFLIAYTADIMREKITGNTITWVKNQNINCSNICVNHCGFCGFSCTKSDLQAYELTPEDVAKKAEDAKNRGVTEICTVSGLHPDYTLDSYLSIYKTIRDHAPGVHIHASNPMEVAYAARKSNCSTREVLEKFKDAGVGTLCGTAAEILVDSVRKTICPEKIPTDEWIRIIKESHEIGLRSTATIMHGHCESVEDQVTHLSILRDIQDETRGFTEFVPLSFIHPGTPLYQKGLARPGATGRQDMLMIAVSRLFLDNFKNIQVSWVKLGLKMVQIGLMSGANDIGGTLYEESISSSAGAKSGEYLDPSEMNYIAEDLGRKLVQRRTDYTPI, from the coding sequence ATGCATACCACCCCTGCTACACTGCAAACCCTCCTTGATGATGTACAAAATGGGCATCGCTTAACCATTCCAGAAGCAATAGAACTCTTTAAGACCAGGGATAAAACTGCTTTTTTAATCGCATATACAGCAGATATAATGCGGGAAAAAATAACCGGAAACACAATCACATGGGTAAAAAATCAAAATATTAATTGTTCAAATATCTGTGTGAACCACTGTGGTTTTTGTGGATTTTCCTGCACAAAAAGTGATCTACAGGCATATGAATTAACTCCTGAAGATGTTGCAAAAAAAGCAGAAGATGCAAAAAACCGAGGGGTGACAGAGATCTGTACGGTAAGCGGACTTCATCCAGATTATACACTTGATTCATACTTGTCCATATACAAAACCATCCGGGACCATGCACCAGGTGTTCATATTCATGCATCTAATCCTATGGAAGTGGCATATGCTGCGAGAAAATCCAACTGCTCAACCAGAGAAGTCCTGGAAAAATTCAAGGATGCAGGTGTTGGAACACTCTGTGGCACTGCCGCTGAAATCCTGGTCGATTCAGTCAGAAAAACAATTTGTCCAGAGAAAATCCCGACAGATGAATGGATACGGATTATTAAGGAGTCTCATGAGATCGGTCTACGGTCAACTGCTACCATCATGCACGGTCATTGTGAGTCGGTTGAAGACCAGGTTACCCACCTTTCGATACTTCGAGACATTCAGGATGAAACCAGAGGATTTACAGAATTTGTTCCTTTATCCTTCATCCATCCAGGCACACCTCTCTATCAAAAGGGATTAGCCAGACCTGGAGCGACCGGCCGACAGGACATGCTTATGATTGCCGTCTCACGGCTCTTCCTTGATAATTTTAAAAACATCCAGGTATCATGGGTGAAACTGGGGCTGAAGATGGTGCAGATTGGACTTATGTCAGGAGCAAATGATATTGGTGGGACGTTATATGAAGAGAGTATTTCTTCATCGGCGGGTGCAAAATCCGGAGAATACCTTGACCCATCAGAAATGAATTATATCGCCGAAGATCTCGGAAGAAAACTGGTGCAGAGAAGAACAGATTACACACCAATTTGA
- a CDS encoding FIST signal transduction protein has protein sequence MSVHVTKSQNPDPYAAADEIRTSFAETKPCLVLFFASSSYGPDGISAAMKNAFPDSMTIGCSTAGELISGHMLKKSVVAMGFDSDTIKNVYADTISLDSQKSVDTTLDNLTGSMGKTPISLDPSRYVGLILFDGLSGAEETVMERIGDRTDIQVIGGSAGDDLAFSATYVYLNGKAYKNTAIFAILEPSKRFDILKTQSFCSLGKKLTPTKVDSASRKVLEFNGKPAAQAYADAIGVSCSDVSSRFMKNPVGLMAENEPFVRSPQRVEQDAVYFYCQVREGVDLEVLSSTDIVSDTKKAIEEANKNAPIEAIINFNCILRTLQLEQEGKTDEYGQIFTDIPTIGFSTYGEEYIGHINQTATMLLFLK, from the coding sequence ATGTCAGTTCATGTAACAAAATCACAAAACCCGGATCCATATGCAGCAGCTGATGAAATCCGGACATCCTTTGCAGAAACAAAACCGTGTCTGGTACTTTTTTTCGCATCCTCCAGTTATGGGCCGGACGGTATAAGTGCAGCGATGAAGAATGCCTTTCCGGATTCGATGACTATTGGGTGCTCAACAGCAGGTGAGTTAATTTCTGGTCACATGCTCAAAAAGTCAGTTGTCGCAATGGGCTTTGATTCAGATACAATAAAAAATGTGTATGCCGATACAATATCGCTTGATTCACAAAAATCTGTGGATACAACTCTTGATAATCTCACCGGCTCAATGGGGAAAACCCCGATCTCACTTGATCCATCCCGTTATGTTGGTCTCATCCTTTTTGACGGGCTTTCTGGAGCAGAAGAAACGGTAATGGAGAGAATTGGTGACCGTACGGATATTCAGGTAATTGGTGGGTCAGCAGGTGATGATCTTGCGTTTTCCGCAACATATGTTTACCTGAATGGCAAGGCCTATAAAAATACTGCAATATTCGCCATCCTTGAGCCATCGAAGCGGTTTGATATTCTCAAAACCCAGTCATTTTGTTCTCTCGGGAAAAAACTGACACCCACAAAAGTTGATTCTGCAAGCAGAAAAGTTCTGGAATTTAATGGAAAACCTGCCGCTCAGGCGTATGCAGATGCAATTGGAGTTTCGTGCAGTGATGTTTCATCCCGATTTATGAAAAATCCGGTTGGTCTGATGGCTGAAAACGAACCTTTTGTCAGAAGTCCTCAGCGGGTTGAACAGGATGCTGTCTATTTCTATTGTCAGGTCCGGGAAGGAGTAGACCTGGAGGTTCTCTCCTCCACTGACATTGTGTCAGATACAAAAAAGGCAATTGAAGAAGCAAACAAAAATGCTCCGATTGAAGCAATAATTAATTTTAACTGTATATTACGAACTCTTCAACTTGAACAGGAAGGGAAAACAGATGAGTATGGGCAAATATTTACTGATATCCCGACAATCGGTTTTTCAACATATGGAGAAGAGTACATCGGTCATATCAATCAAACCGCAACGATGCTTTTATTTTTAAAATAA
- a CDS encoding deaminase produces MDIYDTRVPHSKVADGSQLAEIFHPLRLNRDISARYSIAHAWVEPGKKTLPHRLIQSSEAYYILSGKGMMHIGDETEEVYDGQLVYIPPGKTQWIENTGSEDLLFLAICDPLWREEDEIIGRKSVSEPDRNDPFMQAAIREAELGRDEGGIPIGSVLVKNGEIIGRGHNRRVQDVDPVVHAEIDCIRNAGRIGSFKDCILYSTLMPCYLCAGAVVQFNIPQVIVGESRTFPGAREFMEAHGVKVLDLDLLECVQMMEAFIRKCPELWNEDIGVL; encoded by the coding sequence ATGGATATATATGATACCAGGGTGCCTCATAGCAAGGTTGCTGATGGAAGTCAGTTAGCGGAAATTTTCCATCCTTTACGTCTCAATAGAGACATATCTGCACGATATAGTATCGCTCATGCATGGGTTGAGCCTGGGAAGAAAACTCTGCCTCATCGGCTTATCCAGTCTTCTGAAGCATATTACATCTTATCCGGGAAGGGAATGATGCATATTGGTGATGAAACAGAGGAGGTTTATGACGGGCAACTGGTGTATATCCCTCCAGGAAAAACTCAGTGGATTGAGAATACCGGCTCTGAAGATCTCCTCTTTCTTGCAATTTGTGATCCACTCTGGAGAGAAGAGGATGAGATCATCGGCAGAAAAAGTGTATCTGAACCTGACCGGAATGATCCCTTTATGCAGGCTGCGATAAGGGAAGCAGAACTGGGCCGAGATGAAGGGGGTATACCTATCGGTTCTGTGCTGGTAAAAAATGGAGAAATAATTGGTAGAGGACATAACCGGCGGGTTCAGGACGTAGACCCAGTGGTCCATGCAGAGATTGATTGTATCCGGAATGCTGGAAGAATTGGATCATTCAAAGATTGTATCCTGTACTCGACTTTGATGCCTTGTTACTTATGTGCCGGAGCAGTTGTGCAGTTTAACATTCCTCAGGTTATTGTCGGCGAATCAAGAACATTTCCCGGAGCACGAGAATTCATGGAAGCTCATGGAGTGAAGGTTTTGGATCTTGATCTTTTGGAATGTGTTCAGATGATGGAGGCCTTTATTAGAAAATGCCCGGAACTCTGGAATGAAGATATCGGGGTTTTATAA
- a CDS encoding ATP-binding protein has translation MNSSKILEILSAYNPFWISGAIDAGIPRDLLPACCAQVQSKEVLVLKGIRRSGKTTLMNQVIQELVKTGIPPTAILRVNLEEPLFALEYSITLLEDIYRTYRERIYPEGKCWVFLDEIQQVIGWESWVRGRQDTEDIKFFVTGSSASILSREIGTKLTGRNVTFEVFPLSFIEYLRFNDVHVRTELDYFNKKSAIRNLFHEYLMYGGFPEVTLKKTENEKKILLKSYFDDILYRDIVSRYEIRDVTSLRNLAVYLLTQVARPTNISKLKKNFSISQDKTESYISALLESYLLFQVTSFSYSLKHSMRSGFKPYAIDNGLRNRVAFAFSEDTGWQVENVIACFLRQQYEEVYFSKNGNEIDFIVKEGMNISHRIQVWYDDISVREIPSRELAGFTIPLQGDDTPESILLTNDYEDVIEHDGVPIRCIPVVKYLLSL, from the coding sequence GTGAACTCTTCAAAAATCCTGGAAATATTATCTGCATATAACCCGTTTTGGATATCCGGGGCTATTGATGCAGGTATTCCCAGGGATCTGCTCCCTGCCTGCTGTGCACAGGTTCAATCCAAAGAAGTACTGGTTCTGAAAGGAATACGGCGATCCGGAAAAACCACGCTCATGAATCAGGTTATTCAGGAACTCGTAAAAACCGGGATCCCACCAACAGCAATCCTCCGGGTAAATCTGGAAGAACCACTCTTTGCTCTAGAGTACTCCATCACCCTTCTCGAAGATATCTATCGGACGTATCGGGAACGGATATATCCGGAAGGTAAATGCTGGGTTTTTCTTGATGAGATACAACAGGTGATCGGCTGGGAATCATGGGTTCGGGGGAGACAGGATACAGAAGATATCAAATTTTTTGTAACCGGCTCATCAGCATCCATCCTTTCCCGTGAGATTGGAACGAAACTAACCGGGAGAAACGTCACTTTTGAGGTCTTCCCCCTTTCATTTATCGAATATCTTCGGTTCAACGATGTGCATGTCCGGACTGAACTGGATTATTTCAATAAGAAATCTGCAATACGAAATTTATTCCATGAATATCTCATGTATGGTGGCTTTCCAGAAGTGACACTCAAAAAAACTGAGAATGAGAAGAAGATCCTCCTGAAGAGTTACTTTGACGATATACTCTATCGGGACATCGTATCCAGATATGAGATTAGGGATGTGACAAGTCTTCGAAATCTCGCAGTCTATCTGTTGACACAGGTAGCACGGCCCACAAATATCTCAAAACTGAAAAAGAATTTTTCAATCTCACAGGATAAAACAGAATCATATATCTCTGCACTTTTAGAAAGTTACCTGCTCTTTCAAGTAACCAGCTTCTCGTATTCATTGAAACATTCCATGCGATCAGGATTCAAACCCTATGCAATCGACAACGGCCTTCGTAATCGCGTTGCATTCGCATTTTCCGAAGACACCGGATGGCAGGTTGAAAATGTCATCGCCTGTTTTCTAAGGCAACAGTATGAAGAAGTGTACTTCTCGAAAAACGGAAACGAAATCGATTTCATCGTAAAAGAAGGGATGAATATCAGCCATAGGATTCAGGTCTGGTATGATGATATTTCAGTCAGGGAGATTCCTTCACGTGAATTAGCAGGGTTTACCATCCCGCTACAGGGAGATGATACACCTGAATCCATTCTCCTTACGAACGATTATGAAGATGTTATCGAACATGATGGCGTACCAATTCGATGCATCCCGGTCGTGAAATATCTGTTATCATTGTAA
- the msrB gene encoding peptide-methionine (R)-S-oxide reductase MsrB encodes MAHPDLIPIYHADIGKMRDVKRIVRTDEEWENILNPIVYDVARKGGTEPAFSGAYYATKTPGLYRCGCCGTDLFSSVDKFDSGTGWPSFSNPVSLRNIKSRQDLSHGMNRVEVLCACCDAHLGHVFDDGPPPSGLRYCMNSASLLFFPGVIAIRQE; translated from the coding sequence ATGGCTCATCCAGATCTCATCCCTATCTATCATGCTGACATCGGAAAAATGAGAGATGTTAAACGGATTGTCAGAACCGATGAAGAATGGGAGAATATCCTGAATCCAATCGTCTATGATGTTGCAAGAAAAGGAGGTACAGAACCTGCCTTTTCAGGGGCATACTATGCTACAAAAACTCCTGGCTTATACCGATGTGGCTGTTGTGGAACAGATCTCTTTTCATCGGTGGATAAATTTGACTCTGGAACAGGATGGCCAAGTTTTTCAAATCCGGTATCACTCAGGAATATAAAATCCAGACAAGATCTCTCGCATGGAATGAACAGGGTAGAAGTCCTTTGTGCCTGCTGTGATGCACACCTGGGTCATGTCTTTGATGATGGGCCACCTCCATCTGGTCTTCGGTATTGTATGAACTCAGCATCGTTGTTATTTTTCCCTGGTGTCATCGCAATAAGACAGGAATAA
- a CDS encoding DUF3467 domain-containing protein, with the protein MDKKSSEKNNPGTIDFQKLYAFKPEDLILDITNCSYSNMAYVQVSHRDVSIDFLEMPGIKKEGKNVVKGTRIYMSHAAAQKLAESLSNLLDKVHSDGEMETYTPTTACSIESPGNKKIK; encoded by the coding sequence ATGGATAAAAAGTCAAGTGAGAAAAATAATCCCGGAACTATCGATTTTCAAAAGTTATACGCTTTTAAACCTGAAGATCTGATTTTGGATATCACCAATTGCTCGTACTCAAATATGGCATATGTACAGGTTTCACATCGGGATGTGTCAATTGACTTTCTTGAAATGCCAGGAATTAAAAAAGAGGGTAAAAATGTTGTCAAAGGCACACGCATCTATATGTCTCATGCTGCAGCTCAGAAATTAGCAGAATCGTTATCCAATCTCCTTGATAAGGTTCATTCAGACGGTGAGATGGAAACGTATACTCCGACTACAGCATGCTCAATTGAGTCTCCAGGCAATAAAAAAATCAAATAA
- a CDS encoding response regulator, translating to MESFHNTKLWCSFYYLTPSYPEVSIRISVPLIYLKEIPASDMISVLFVDDEPVLVDIGRLFLERVGNFSVTGVESAQKALEMLSEKPFDVIIADYQMPGMTGIDLLRIVRSQYGDIPFILFTGRGREDVARDAINIGANFYVQKGGDPKLQFADIAHKVETAVERRRALIAIKTSEQRFHDIINFLPDATFAINTDGSIIAWNREIERITNTRAEDMIGKWGFAHSIPFYGKRRPMIIDLLLHPDPAFEQIYPSLHREDGMITAEGVLFLNDKKHFFLARSSFLYGPDGKIAGAIESLRDITRQKESEEKLIRVFDHLPLGLQIFTMNKNGHLVCTGGNPASEEITGLGTRCSPGRPIEDVFPGEEGQRICAVSKKVAMEGGKDSIDNLEISLDGSKRHYNVRIFQTYPGEVALIYL from the coding sequence TTGGAATCATTTCACAATACCAAATTGTGGTGTTCATTTTATTACCTGACTCCATCCTATCCAGAGGTCAGCATCAGGATATCAGTACCTTTAATCTACTTAAAAGAGATACCTGCATCAGATATGATCTCGGTGCTTTTTGTTGATGATGAACCGGTGCTTGTTGATATAGGTCGTCTTTTTTTAGAGCGGGTTGGAAATTTTTCAGTGACCGGTGTTGAATCAGCACAGAAAGCACTTGAGATGTTGTCCGAAAAACCCTTTGATGTTATCATTGCAGATTACCAGATGCCAGGTATGACCGGGATTGATCTGCTTCGTATTGTCCGGAGTCAGTATGGTGATATTCCTTTCATTCTCTTCACCGGACGGGGTAGAGAGGATGTCGCACGGGATGCAATCAACATCGGAGCGAATTTTTATGTACAAAAAGGGGGCGATCCCAAGTTACAGTTTGCTGATATTGCACATAAGGTTGAAACCGCAGTCGAACGAAGGAGGGCTTTGATTGCAATAAAAACCTCTGAGCAAAGGTTTCATGACATCATCAACTTTTTACCTGATGCAACATTCGCCATCAATACAGATGGTTCGATAATAGCCTGGAACCGGGAGATTGAACGGATTACCAATACCCGAGCTGAAGATATGATCGGGAAATGGGGATTTGCCCATTCTATTCCTTTTTACGGAAAACGACGCCCGATGATAATTGATCTGTTATTGCATCCTGATCCTGCATTTGAACAAATCTATCCTTCTCTTCACCGGGAGGATGGAATGATAACCGCTGAAGGAGTGCTCTTTTTAAATGATAAAAAACACTTCTTCCTTGCACGGTCCTCTTTTTTATATGGTCCGGATGGAAAAATTGCAGGAGCTATTGAGAGTCTTCGGGATATTACCCGCCAGAAAGAATCAGAAGAGAAACTCATCAGGGTGTTTGATCACCTCCCCCTTGGCCTTCAGATCTTTACCATGAACAAGAACGGTCATCTGGTCTGTACTGGAGGAAATCCTGCTTCAGAAGAGATAACCGGACTTGGTACACGGTGTTCTCCTGGAAGACCCATTGAAGATGTATTCCCTGGTGAAGAAGGCCAGAGGATTTGTGCTGTATCTAAAAAGGTTGCAATGGAAGGAGGCAAGGATTCGATAGATAATCTTGAAATATCTTTGGATGGTTCAAAAAGACATTATAATGTTAGAATATTTCAGACCTATCCAGGGGAAGTTGCTTTGATTTATCTTTGA
- a CDS encoding acetate uptake transporter, whose protein sequence is MEHIDERSRNNIFLVDDTANPAPLGLCAFGMTTILLSLHNAGITAIGSPILAMALFYGGIAQVIAGILEWKKNNTFGMVTFGSFGFFWISFAFILLLPKMNLIGAPTNPELAAFLGVWGLFALGLFICTFRMHRVLQVTLFFVVLLVALLVLNELTGIAMLGIFGGYVGCIAGLLALYIGMGQVINEVFGERIFPV, encoded by the coding sequence ATGGAACATATTGATGAAAGAAGCAGAAACAACATATTTCTCGTTGATGATACAGCAAATCCGGCACCATTAGGACTCTGTGCTTTTGGTATGACAACGATCCTCCTCAGTCTACACAATGCTGGAATTACTGCAATAGGAAGTCCGATTCTTGCTATGGCATTGTTTTATGGTGGAATTGCACAGGTAATTGCCGGAATCCTGGAGTGGAAGAAGAATAATACCTTTGGCATGGTCACGTTTGGAAGCTTTGGATTTTTCTGGATATCCTTTGCCTTTATTCTCCTGTTACCAAAGATGAACCTGATAGGTGCACCAACAAATCCTGAACTTGCCGCATTTTTAGGAGTTTGGGGATTGTTTGCACTTGGTCTATTTATCTGCACCTTTAGAATGCATCGTGTCTTACAGGTAACACTCTTTTTCGTTGTTCTCTTAGTTGCACTGTTAGTTCTCAACGAACTTACCGGAATTGCAATGCTCGGGATCTTTGGTGGATATGTGGGTTGTATTGCAGGTCTCTTAGCATTATATATTGGGATGGGACAAGTCATCAACGAAGTCTTTGGTGAGCGGATATTTCCTGTCTGA
- a CDS encoding ATP-binding protein: MSSNIYIDNGAGIPEDEKKGVFKRGSGKNTGLGLFLIREILSITDINIIETGTPGKGVRFEMTVPDLYFRKCDP; encoded by the coding sequence ATGAGTTCAAATATTTACATTGATAACGGTGCAGGCATTCCGGAGGATGAGAAGAAAGGGGTTTTCAAACGGGGATCTGGAAAGAATACTGGTCTTGGCCTCTTTCTTATCAGAGAGATCCTCTCCATCACCGATATCAACATCATAGAGACCGGAACTCCGGGGAAAGGAGTCAGGTTTGAGATGACAGTTCCTGATTTATATTTCAGGAAATGTGATCCCTGA